From Wolbachia endosymbiont (group A) of Longitarsus flavicornis, the proteins below share one genomic window:
- a CDS encoding SurA N-terminal domain-containing protein: MYRILILLLIVLPLRLLATEIEIVADVNGEPISNLDIEKRINFINSLFGTQSVNQKEAKSQVLRELIDEIIIINEAQRLNIKLSNEELDNAVMLFLTQSFKLKANEVDQYIEKHNIDLSILRKQIKCQLLWSKIIEVRIVPFINISDKEVNDVKRQTEKPDYLITFQEFIIPDQKDKDVYGIAEDLVKKLRNSNNPESLIKMRKATVNLSQLKGKLKSVLEGLEVSDIAGPFSFSEGYSVIKVIDKVQLNHALLESTLKLKQIVVEGSESLLDNLKEQKVNCLNFDKLADNFKLPNAKEFEIKMRDLNPDLQILFSKTSVNEIVELRENGTAKLMMLCDIKSNVAGIEAIKQQMYQQKIMIQSNLLLDDMRKNAAISYRYS, encoded by the coding sequence ATGTATAGAATACTAATTTTACTGTTAATAGTGTTGCCACTTAGGTTGCTTGCAACCGAGATTGAAATTGTTGCAGATGTAAATGGTGAACCAATTTCAAATTTAGATATCGAAAAGCGCATCAACTTTATAAATTCATTGTTTGGCACTCAAAGCGTTAATCAAAAAGAAGCAAAGTCTCAAGTTCTTAGGGAGCTAATAGACGAAATTATCATTATCAATGAAGCGCAGAGGCTGAATATAAAATTGAGCAACGAGGAGTTAGATAATGCTGTCATGTTATTTTTAACCCAAAGTTTTAAACTTAAGGCTAATGAAGTTGATCAATACATAGAAAAGCATAATATAGATCTTAGTATTTTAAGAAAACAAATAAAATGTCAGTTACTGTGGAGCAAAATTATTGAAGTAAGAATTGTGCCATTTATTAATATAAGCGATAAAGAAGTAAATGATGTAAAAAGGCAAACAGAAAAGCCGGATTATCTTATCACGTTCCAAGAGTTTATAATTCCTGATCAAAAAGACAAGGACGTTTATGGTATAGCTGAAGATTTAGTAAAAAAATTACGCAACAGTAATAACCCAGAATCTCTAATAAAGATGCGTAAAGCAACAGTTAATTTAAGTCAGTTGAAAGGCAAACTCAAGAGCGTTTTAGAAGGATTAGAAGTCAGCGACATAGCAGGTCCATTCAGTTTTAGTGAAGGTTACTCTGTTATAAAAGTAATAGATAAAGTACAACTTAATCATGCACTGCTGGAAAGCACTTTAAAATTAAAACAGATTGTGGTTGAAGGTTCAGAAAGTTTATTAGATAATCTCAAGGAGCAAAAAGTTAATTGTTTAAATTTTGATAAATTGGCAGATAATTTTAAGTTGCCAAACGCAAAGGAATTTGAAATAAAAATGCGAGATTTAAATCCTGATTTACAGATTTTATTTAGTAAAACAAGTGTGAATGAAATAGTAGAATTGAGAGAAAATGGCACTGCAAAGTTGATGATGTTGTGTGATATCAAGAGTAATGTAGCGGGTATAGAAGCAATTAAACAGCAGATGTACCAACAAAAGATTATGATACAAAGCAACCTGCTATTGGATGATATGCGTAAAAATGCAGCTATCAGTTATCGGTATAGTTGA
- a CDS encoding oxidoreductase gives MKNIMLIGGGVGNAVLFSIGKACLENNNKVLYFAGYKKLSDVFKRALIERASNAVVWACEEGLIETSRDQDKSFHGNIVDAIVSYQQGRLGINLNVIDKIITIGSDKMMKAVNEARKTILKPYLKSGHIAISSVNSPMQCMMKEICAQCVQQHINAKTGEKSFVYSCSNQDQDMECVDFDFLSERLKQNSLQEKLTAKWIDHVQRY, from the coding sequence ATGAAGAACATAATGCTAATTGGTGGTGGAGTTGGAAATGCAGTGTTATTTTCGATAGGGAAGGCATGTCTTGAAAATAATAACAAGGTTTTGTACTTCGCTGGCTATAAGAAGTTAAGTGATGTATTTAAACGAGCACTGATAGAGCGTGCATCAAATGCAGTAGTTTGGGCATGTGAAGAAGGATTGATAGAAACAAGCAGAGATCAAGATAAATCCTTTCATGGTAATATAGTTGATGCAATAGTCTCTTATCAACAAGGAAGATTAGGTATTAATTTGAACGTTATAGATAAAATTATCACTATTGGTTCTGACAAAATGATGAAAGCTGTGAATGAAGCTAGAAAAACAATTTTAAAGCCATATCTGAAATCAGGCCACATAGCAATATCATCAGTTAATTCTCCTATGCAGTGTATGATGAAAGAAATCTGCGCTCAGTGTGTGCAACAACATATAAATGCAAAAACAGGAGAAAAGAGTTTTGTTTATAGTTGCAGTAATCAAGACCAGGATATGGAGTGTGTTGACTTTGACTTTTTAAGTGAGCGCTTGAAGCAAAATAGTTTACAAGAAAAACTTACTGCAAAATGGATAGATCATGTTCAAAGATATTAA
- a CDS encoding 5-formyltetrahydrofolate cyclo-ligase — protein MFKDIKQHKKEIREQYRAIRKDIDESYSSYAANSLINLFNQNLSYVKGKTIAAYIPMDEEIDVVPLMHSLLDLDYKVAIPNKNKLLKFEEWNETNEDVIPDTIITPVIAFDDHFNRLGFGGGWYDTMIEKLRPLGKIFIGVAYEKQYCKDLPVEKHDQKLDIIITEMCVRCGSGLLKKVDKKE, from the coding sequence ATGTTCAAAGATATTAAACAGCACAAAAAGGAAATAAGAGAGCAATATAGAGCTATAAGAAAAGATATTGATGAAAGTTATTCCAGTTATGCGGCAAATTCCCTTATTAATCTCTTTAATCAGAACTTAAGCTACGTTAAAGGCAAAACAATAGCAGCTTACATTCCAATGGATGAGGAAATAGATGTTGTGCCTTTGATGCATAGTTTACTCGATTTAGATTATAAAGTAGCAATTCCTAATAAAAATAAGTTACTAAAATTTGAGGAATGGAACGAAACAAATGAAGATGTAATTCCCGACACAATCATTACTCCTGTTATTGCTTTTGATGATCATTTTAATAGATTGGGTTTTGGCGGTGGTTGGTATGATACAATGATAGAAAAACTGCGGCCACTTGGAAAAATATTTATAGGTGTAGCCTATGAGAAACAATATTGTAAAGATTTACCTGTAGAAAAACATGATCAAAAATTGGATATTATAATCACTGAGATGTGTGTTAGATGTGGAAGTGGATTGCTCAAAAAAGTGGATAAAAAGGAGTAG
- the elbB gene encoding isoprenoid biosynthesis glyoxalase ElbB produces MGEKKLKAAVVLSGCGHLDGAEVREAVLSLLVLDQQEVDVKCFAPDINITQVMNHRTKEATKEKRNVLVEAARIARGEIYDLKEAKAENFDMLVVPGGYGVAKNLSDLAENKGMVTVMPEFERLVSEFFVTKKPIGAICISPAIIVSILSSKIGKEESKVKVTIGDDKEQLIEKLGGEHIKCDTGLSIEDEEYNVFSCSAYMRSDESTYSVYQGIKHMIDSMVKKINKKTKQPFL; encoded by the coding sequence ATGGGTGAAAAAAAATTAAAAGCTGCTGTGGTTTTATCAGGGTGTGGTCACCTTGACGGTGCAGAGGTAAGAGAAGCGGTTTTAAGTTTGCTTGTGCTTGATCAGCAGGAAGTGGATGTTAAATGCTTTGCACCTGATATCAATATCACACAAGTTATGAATCATAGAACAAAAGAGGCAACAAAAGAAAAAAGGAATGTACTTGTGGAAGCAGCAAGAATCGCAAGAGGCGAAATATATGACTTAAAAGAAGCCAAAGCTGAAAATTTTGACATGCTAGTTGTACCTGGTGGATACGGGGTTGCGAAAAATTTATCTGACTTAGCTGAAAATAAAGGCATGGTGACAGTAATGCCTGAATTTGAAAGATTAGTTTCAGAATTCTTTGTTACAAAAAAGCCAATAGGAGCGATATGCATATCTCCAGCTATCATTGTTTCAATTTTAAGTAGTAAGATAGGTAAAGAAGAAAGTAAGGTTAAGGTAACTATAGGAGATGACAAAGAACAGTTGATAGAAAAGCTTGGCGGCGAACACATAAAGTGCGATACAGGGTTATCAATAGAAGACGAAGAGTATAATGTATTTTCTTGTTCTGCTTATATGCGTAGTGACGAAAGTACATACTCTGTATATCAAGGGATAAAGCATATGATTGACAGCATGGTAAAAAAGATTAACAAAAAAACTAAACAGCCATTCCTATAA
- a CDS encoding penicillin-binding protein 2 has protein sequence MQALLKNKLRSLYFIVPLFIFYIIIIFRIFSFTFDQLTTSENFRKDNIVHKQPDILDRNGVVIATNVPTTSLYIDATKVKNPESIAAQLCSTLHDLEYKNLYRVLTSEKKFAWIKRHLTPKELLAIKNAGVPGVNFYDDIKRIYPHSNLFSHVLGYTDIDGNGIAGVEAYISKNKQHSVIQVPDIQLYECCNLKAIPAQQFPTQQIQCVTLGSRYKNTDKLRDEQRIPETYVKNNVCDEIAHKTGFQCQCTGMTPDQISAQSSVIQQGWSRSADQYVQLSLDTRVQSIVHEELTKAVSRYQALGGVGIVLNVRNSEVISMVSLPDFNPNLQNKAEDVQKFNRASLGVYEMGSVLKYFTIAAALDANATKTSDLYDVSTPITIGKYKIQDFHKSKIPKITVQDIFVKSSNIGAAKIAVKLGIEKQVEYFKAMKLFSPLKIEIPEKSTPIIPDKWSENTLITASYGYGIAVTPIHLAQTAAALINNGIFHNATLMLNKRSIGEQIISRRTSREMRKLLRAAVTDGTGRKAKIKAYSIGGKTGSAEKVVDGKYSKDANIASFIGVLTMLDPRYIVLIAIDEPQGMHHTGGVIAAPIVRNIINRVAPILNVTPEM, from the coding sequence ATGCAAGCATTACTTAAAAATAAGCTCCGCTCACTGTATTTTATAGTACCACTATTTATATTTTATATAATAATTATTTTTCGCATATTCTCTTTCACATTTGATCAACTTACTACTTCAGAAAATTTTAGAAAAGATAATATAGTACATAAACAACCCGATATTTTAGATAGAAATGGAGTGGTAATAGCAACAAATGTGCCCACAACATCACTATATATAGATGCAACCAAAGTAAAGAATCCGGAAAGTATAGCAGCACAACTGTGTTCTACTTTGCATGACCTCGAATACAAGAACTTATATAGAGTACTTACTTCAGAAAAGAAATTTGCTTGGATAAAGCGGCACTTGACTCCAAAAGAATTACTAGCGATCAAAAACGCTGGTGTACCAGGAGTAAATTTTTATGACGACATAAAGCGTATATATCCTCACAGTAATTTATTTTCACACGTGCTTGGTTACACTGACATAGATGGCAATGGTATTGCAGGAGTTGAGGCGTATATAAGTAAAAACAAACAACATTCTGTTATCCAAGTACCTGATATACAGTTGTATGAATGTTGCAACTTGAAAGCAATTCCTGCACAGCAATTCCCCACACAACAGATCCAGTGCGTGACACTGGGATCCAGATATAAAAATACTGACAAATTACGTGATGAACAACGGATTCCAGAAACATATGTCAAAAACAATGTTTGTGATGAAATTGCGCATAAAACTGGATTCCAGTGTCAGTGCACTGGAATGACACCAGACCAAATTTCTGCACAATCTTCTGTCATCCAACAGGGATGGTCACGCTCTGCTGATCAATATGTTCAACTATCCTTAGATACACGAGTGCAAAGCATAGTGCATGAAGAGCTAACTAAAGCTGTAAGCAGATATCAGGCACTTGGCGGAGTAGGAATTGTTTTAAATGTGAGAAATAGTGAAGTCATCTCGATGGTCAGCCTACCTGATTTTAATCCCAACTTACAGAATAAGGCAGAAGACGTACAAAAGTTTAATCGCGCCAGTCTTGGGGTATATGAGATGGGGTCGGTATTAAAATACTTTACAATAGCCGCAGCGCTTGATGCGAACGCTACAAAAACTAGCGATTTATATGACGTATCAACACCAATCACCATTGGAAAGTATAAAATTCAGGATTTTCATAAATCTAAAATTCCAAAAATTACTGTGCAAGATATATTTGTAAAATCATCCAACATTGGTGCAGCAAAAATTGCAGTCAAACTAGGTATTGAAAAACAGGTAGAATACTTTAAAGCTATGAAGCTATTTTCTCCTTTGAAAATAGAAATACCAGAAAAATCCACACCGATAATCCCGGATAAATGGAGTGAAAACACTTTAATAACAGCATCTTATGGTTATGGCATAGCTGTAACTCCTATACATCTTGCACAAACTGCAGCAGCATTAATCAATAATGGGATATTTCATAACGCAACCTTGATGTTGAATAAGAGAAGTATAGGAGAGCAAATTATCTCAAGAAGAACTTCCAGGGAAATGAGAAAATTATTACGCGCAGCAGTAACAGATGGCACTGGCAGAAAAGCAAAAATAAAGGCATATTCAATAGGAGGAAAAACTGGATCGGCGGAAAAAGTTGTAGATGGTAAATATAGCAAAGATGCGAACATAGCATCATTTATAGGAGTGCTAACTATGCTTGACCCAAGGTACATAGTGCTAATTGCTATTGATGAGCCTCAAGGGATGCACCATACCGGGGGAGTAATTGCTGCGCCTATAGTAAGAAACATTATAAATAGAGTAGCACCTATACTAAATGTTACACCTGAGATGTAA
- the ispH gene encoding 4-hydroxy-3-methylbut-2-enyl diphosphate reductase, whose translation MEIILAEPRGFCAGVKRAVDILAITLEKYKNKCQVYVLHEIVHNKYIVEDFKRQGVVFVNSIEEIEDNGGILIFSAHGVSKNIEDEAKRKGIQVIDATCPLVSKVHKEAKRYENSGKELILIGHENHPEVKGIRGRVNNPITLVQTLQDVYDLKVKDPDNLSYVTQTTLSIDDTRDIIAALKLRFLGITGPDLKDICYATQNRQNAVKKLAEIVDMVLVVGSKNSSNSNRLLDLCTARGKRAYLIDNYRCVNKSWFQGVEKIGITAGASAPDILVDELMDYLKVNLSVKISVMPGGIIENVQFKIPNLV comes from the coding sequence ATGGAAATCATCTTAGCTGAGCCGCGAGGTTTTTGTGCCGGGGTAAAAAGAGCTGTGGACATATTAGCTATTACTTTAGAAAAATACAAAAACAAGTGCCAAGTTTATGTGCTACACGAAATTGTTCACAATAAATATATAGTAGAGGACTTTAAGAGACAAGGAGTGGTTTTTGTAAACAGTATCGAGGAAATTGAAGATAATGGAGGAATACTGATCTTCAGCGCGCACGGAGTGTCAAAAAATATAGAAGATGAGGCAAAAAGAAAGGGTATTCAAGTGATTGATGCAACATGTCCTTTAGTCAGCAAAGTGCATAAAGAAGCAAAAAGGTATGAAAACAGTGGTAAAGAATTAATTCTCATTGGGCATGAAAACCATCCAGAAGTTAAGGGAATTAGGGGAAGAGTAAACAATCCTATCACTTTAGTGCAAACTTTGCAGGATGTATATGATTTAAAGGTTAAAGATCCAGATAATTTATCTTATGTTACACAAACCACGTTAAGCATCGACGATACCCGTGACATTATTGCTGCCCTGAAATTAAGGTTTCTAGGCATAACAGGTCCAGATTTAAAGGACATATGCTATGCAACGCAAAACAGACAAAATGCTGTTAAAAAGCTAGCTGAAATTGTAGACATGGTATTAGTTGTAGGAAGTAAAAATAGCTCAAATTCAAACCGCTTATTAGATCTGTGCACTGCCAGAGGAAAAAGAGCCTACTTAATTGATAATTACAGATGTGTGAATAAAAGCTGGTTTCAGGGCGTAGAAAAGATAGGAATCACTGCAGGTGCTTCCGCTCCTGACATATTGGTTGATGAATTAATGGACTACCTAAAAGTAAACCTGAGTGTAAAAATTTCAGTTATGCCAGGTGGTATTATTGAAAATGTTCAGTTTAAAATACCGAATCTGGTTTAA
- the glyA gene encoding serine hydroxymethyltransferase: MMSVLKKICGSKNSLKSFDNEVYQSIEKELQRQKSQLQLIASENFASKAVMEAQGSFLTNKYAEGYPGRRYYCGCEHVDKVESLAIERLCKLFGVKFANVQPHSGSQANQAVFASLLTPGDTILGLSLSCGGHLTHGAAPSLSGKWFKSIQYTVNKDTYLLDMDEIEKLALEHKPKLIIAGASAYPRKMDFKRFREIADKVGAYLLADIAHYAGLIAAGEYPSPAEYAHVMTSTTHKTLRGPRGGIVMTNDEALHKKIQSAVFPVLQGGPLMHVIAAKAVAFKEALAPEFKTYSKKVVENAKVLAQELQKHGLDIITGDTDSHIVLVDLRSQKLTGKDVVDSLERAGITCNKNSVPFDTEKPTITSGLRFGTAAETTRGLEAENFKEIAGLINEVVQGLISGNSPDIERTVKTKVEKICSNFPIY, translated from the coding sequence ATGATGAGTGTTTTAAAAAAAATCTGTGGCTCTAAAAATAGTTTAAAATCTTTTGATAACGAGGTTTATCAGTCTATAGAAAAAGAATTACAACGCCAAAAATCACAATTGCAATTAATTGCATCAGAAAATTTTGCAAGCAAAGCGGTAATGGAGGCACAAGGCTCTTTTCTGACTAATAAATATGCAGAAGGTTATCCAGGCAGAAGATATTACTGTGGTTGTGAGCATGTGGACAAAGTTGAAAGTCTGGCTATAGAAAGACTTTGTAAGTTGTTTGGTGTAAAATTTGCAAATGTTCAGCCTCACTCTGGTTCTCAGGCAAATCAAGCAGTGTTTGCTTCACTGCTTACTCCAGGCGATACAATACTTGGATTATCACTGAGTTGCGGTGGGCATCTAACTCATGGTGCGGCACCAAGCCTTTCTGGTAAATGGTTTAAGTCAATTCAATATACAGTGAATAAAGACACTTACTTGCTGGATATGGATGAGATAGAAAAGCTGGCGCTGGAGCATAAACCGAAATTGATCATAGCTGGTGCTTCTGCTTATCCGAGAAAAATGGACTTCAAACGCTTTCGCGAAATTGCAGATAAAGTTGGTGCTTATTTGCTTGCAGACATTGCTCACTATGCAGGGCTTATTGCAGCGGGCGAATATCCATCCCCTGCTGAATATGCACATGTTATGACTTCCACAACTCACAAAACTTTGCGTGGTCCTCGTGGTGGAATAGTGATGACCAATGATGAAGCATTACACAAAAAAATTCAATCTGCAGTTTTTCCAGTATTGCAAGGCGGGCCACTTATGCATGTGATAGCTGCAAAAGCTGTTGCATTTAAAGAAGCATTAGCGCCAGAGTTTAAAACTTATAGCAAGAAAGTCGTGGAAAATGCGAAAGTGCTGGCTCAAGAATTGCAAAAGCATGGACTTGACATTATAACCGGTGACACTGACTCTCATATAGTGCTAGTTGACTTAAGATCGCAGAAATTAACTGGAAAAGACGTTGTAGATAGCCTTGAGAGGGCTGGCATTACCTGCAATAAAAACTCTGTGCCATTTGACACAGAAAAGCCAACCATCACCTCAGGGCTACGTTTTGGCACCGCTGCTGAGACAACACGCGGACTTGAGGCAGAAAATTTTAAAGAAATAGCCGGCCTAATAAATGAAGTGGTTCAGGGATTAATCAGCGGAAATAGCCCTGATATTGAAAGAACGGTGAAAACTAAAGTTGAAAAGATTTGTAGTAATTTTCCTATTTATTAA
- a CDS encoding MFS transporter has product MAEEFLIWLLASLFYAYQYILRVIPNIIAPELITKFNISIADVGQFGGLYYVGYTLAHIPIGLALDKFGPKFVLPICIVLTFTGTLPLICFDEWYYSILGRIVVGIGSSASAIGLFKVASMYFAQEKSARMASLSIIIGILGGICGGLPLDFLLDKFGWNYVIYTFSAFGCLLALLLFLVTPESNAQQKKVSIRDLKNILFNKHIILISFFGGLMVGPMQGFADGWAKAFFFEVYEMNEDLASSLSSVILIGMLTGSFSLAYLLEKYKNKHYEVIIACSFAMIAGFLLLFTQIGGLYVVLPTLFIIGFASGYQVVTIYKALSYVNNNLVGLATAVSNMIVMGFGYFFHTGIAKIIDLCWDRTVIQGNPVYSVELLIKATSIIPVCLLIAVFGLLWLKKQDKQS; this is encoded by the coding sequence ATTGCAGAGGAATTTTTAATCTGGTTGTTGGCGTCACTGTTTTATGCATACCAATATATATTACGCGTAATTCCAAACATAATTGCGCCTGAATTGATAACAAAATTTAACATAAGTATTGCAGATGTTGGCCAGTTTGGTGGGTTATACTATGTAGGCTATACGCTGGCTCACATACCTATTGGTCTTGCTCTTGACAAATTCGGGCCAAAATTTGTTTTGCCTATTTGTATTGTCTTAACATTTACCGGAACATTACCACTTATATGCTTTGATGAGTGGTATTATTCAATACTTGGCAGAATAGTCGTTGGAATTGGGTCATCCGCTTCAGCAATTGGGCTTTTTAAAGTTGCAAGCATGTATTTTGCGCAAGAAAAATCAGCAAGAATGGCCAGCTTATCTATAATTATAGGAATTTTGGGAGGGATATGTGGCGGATTACCTTTAGACTTCTTACTCGATAAATTTGGCTGGAATTATGTTATCTATACCTTCTCAGCATTTGGGTGTTTACTTGCTCTGTTGCTGTTCTTAGTAACACCTGAAAGCAATGCTCAGCAGAAAAAAGTTAGCATTAGAGACTTAAAAAACATACTTTTCAACAAGCATATTATTCTAATTAGCTTTTTTGGTGGACTCATGGTCGGTCCAATGCAAGGTTTTGCGGATGGTTGGGCAAAGGCATTCTTTTTTGAAGTATATGAAATGAATGAAGACTTAGCATCTTCTCTCTCTTCCGTAATATTGATAGGAATGTTAACAGGATCATTCTCTTTGGCTTATTTATTGGAAAAATATAAAAATAAGCATTATGAAGTAATAATTGCCTGTTCATTTGCAATGATCGCCGGTTTTTTATTACTTTTTACTCAGATTGGTGGCTTGTATGTTGTATTACCTACGCTTTTTATTATTGGTTTCGCATCTGGATATCAAGTAGTTACAATTTATAAAGCACTAAGTTATGTGAATAATAACTTGGTAGGCCTGGCTACAGCTGTGTCAAACATGATAGTCATGGGTTTTGGCTATTTTTTTCACACTGGAATCGCAAAAATAATAGATTTGTGTTGGGATAGAACAGTAATACAAGGAAATCCTGTGTATAGTGTTGAATTGCTGATAAAAGCAACATCAATTATTCCTGTATGTTTGCTAATAGCTGTTTTTGGGCTCTTATGGTTAAAAAAGCAGGATAAGCAGTCTTAA